One Micromonospora sp. WMMD1120 genomic region harbors:
- the rimO gene encoding 30S ribosomal protein S12 methylthiotransferase RimO has product MVSATSPSAAADHAEGRRVALLTLGCARNEVDSEELAARLHADGWQVTTDGEGADVVVVNTCGFVEKAKQDSIQTLLAAAGTGAKVVAAGCMAERYGRELADSLPEAQAVLSFDDYPDIAARLDAVVAGEQVPAHTPRDRRELLPLTPVQRRDSGVSLPGHGTVTRAVVDTDEHTPAHLRQVLRRRLDTGPVASLKLASGCDRRCAFCAIPAFRGAFVSRTPDELLAEAEWLAKTGVRELVLVSENSTSYGKDLGDPRALEKLLPQLAAVTGIVRVRASYLQPAETRPGLVEAIATTPGVAPYFDLSFQHSSEPVLRRMRRFGSTDRFLELLASARALAPEAGARSNFIVGFPGETRADVDELVRFLTEARLDAIGMFDYSDEDGTEAAGLPGKVSAATIKRRYDRLSALADELCSQRAEDRLGSTVEVLVDSITDGVVEGRAAHQAPEVDGSTTLVAPAEGGVDLAALRPGDLVRATVTGTEGVDLLAVPDEMISAAPGAAR; this is encoded by the coding sequence ATGGTGTCTGCCACCTCTCCTTCCGCCGCCGCTGACCACGCCGAGGGCCGTCGCGTCGCCCTGCTGACCCTGGGCTGTGCCCGCAACGAGGTCGACTCGGAGGAGCTGGCCGCCCGCCTGCACGCGGACGGCTGGCAGGTGACCACCGACGGCGAGGGCGCCGACGTGGTGGTCGTCAACACCTGCGGTTTCGTGGAGAAGGCCAAGCAGGACTCGATCCAGACGCTGCTCGCCGCCGCCGGCACGGGCGCGAAGGTGGTCGCCGCGGGCTGCATGGCCGAGCGGTACGGCCGGGAGTTGGCCGACAGTCTGCCCGAGGCGCAGGCGGTGCTGAGCTTCGACGACTACCCGGACATCGCGGCCCGACTGGACGCTGTCGTCGCCGGTGAGCAGGTTCCCGCGCACACCCCCCGGGACCGGCGGGAGCTGCTGCCGTTGACCCCGGTGCAGCGGCGCGACAGCGGGGTGTCGCTGCCCGGCCACGGCACCGTGACCCGCGCCGTTGTCGACACCGACGAGCACACCCCGGCGCACCTGCGACAGGTGCTGCGTCGCCGGCTGGACACCGGCCCCGTGGCCTCGCTGAAGCTGGCCAGCGGCTGCGACCGCCGCTGCGCGTTCTGTGCCATTCCGGCCTTCCGTGGGGCGTTCGTCTCGCGTACGCCGGACGAGCTGCTCGCCGAGGCGGAGTGGCTGGCCAAGACCGGCGTACGCGAGCTGGTGCTGGTCAGCGAGAACTCGACGTCGTACGGCAAGGACCTGGGTGACCCGCGCGCGCTGGAGAAGCTGCTGCCGCAGCTCGCGGCGGTGACCGGCATCGTCCGGGTGCGGGCGAGCTACCTCCAGCCGGCCGAGACCCGCCCCGGGCTGGTCGAGGCGATCGCCACCACGCCCGGCGTGGCCCCGTACTTCGACCTGTCGTTCCAGCACTCCAGCGAGCCGGTGCTGCGCCGGATGCGGCGGTTCGGCTCCACCGACCGGTTCCTGGAGCTGCTGGCGAGCGCCCGCGCGCTCGCCCCGGAGGCGGGCGCCCGGAGCAACTTCATCGTCGGCTTCCCCGGCGAGACCCGCGCCGACGTCGACGAGCTGGTCCGGTTCCTGACCGAGGCCCGGCTCGACGCGATCGGCATGTTCGACTACAGCGACGAGGACGGCACCGAGGCCGCCGGCCTGCCCGGCAAGGTATCCGCCGCGACGATCAAGCGGCGCTACGACCGGCTCAGCGCGCTCGCCGACGAGCTGTGCTCGCAGCGGGCCGAGGACCGGCTGGGCTCCACCGTCGAGGTGCTGGTCGACTCGATCACCGACGGCGTGGTGGAGGGCCGGGCGGCACACCAGGCGCCCGAGGTGGACGGCTCCACCACGCTCGTCGCGCCGGCCGAGGGCGGGGTCGACCTGGCCGCGCTGCGCCCCGGTGACCTGGTCCGCGCGACGGTGACCGGCACCGAAGGGGTGGACCTGCTCGCGGTGCCGGATGAGATGATCTCGGCGGCGCCCGGCGCGGCACGGTGA
- the pgsA gene encoding CDP-diacylglycerol--glycerol-3-phosphate 3-phosphatidyltransferase, producing the protein MTEATESTAGRVVAVVPVVNAANALTALRLVLVPVFAASVIVSGMTHSGWRIAACLIFAVASATDLVDGWIARRFGLVTSVGKVADPIADKALTGAALVLLSWYDRLPWWVTALILVRELGITGLRFWVIRHGVIAASRGGKVKTALQILAIAWYLWPMPDALAAVGPWIMGAAVLVTVATGFDYVAQALRLRRPR; encoded by the coding sequence GTGACCGAGGCGACGGAGTCGACGGCGGGCCGGGTGGTCGCCGTGGTGCCCGTCGTGAACGCGGCGAACGCGTTGACCGCGCTGCGGTTGGTGCTGGTGCCGGTCTTCGCCGCCTCGGTGATCGTGTCCGGAATGACCCACTCCGGTTGGCGCATCGCCGCCTGTCTGATCTTCGCGGTGGCCTCGGCGACCGACCTGGTGGACGGCTGGATCGCCCGCCGGTTCGGGCTGGTCACGTCGGTCGGAAAGGTGGCCGACCCGATCGCCGACAAGGCGCTCACCGGCGCGGCCCTGGTGCTGCTCTCCTGGTACGACCGGCTGCCCTGGTGGGTGACCGCGCTGATCCTCGTCCGCGAGCTGGGCATCACCGGGCTGCGGTTCTGGGTGATCCGGCACGGCGTGATCGCCGCCAGCCGAGGCGGCAAGGTCAAGACCGCGCTCCAGATCCTCGCCATCGCCTGGTACCTCTGGCCGATGCCCGACGCCCTCGCCGCCGTCGGCCCCTGGATCATGGGCGCCGCCGTCCTGGTCACCGTCGCCACCGGCTTCGACTACGTAGCTCAAGCCCTCCGCCTCCGCCGCCCCCGCTAA
- a CDS encoding CPCC family cysteine-rich protein: MRCPCCASRTGGGTCPVCFWTDDGQSDADADVVRGGPNGDLSLSHARLNYAVYGASHPRYQDMVRAARPDERP, translated from the coding sequence GTGCGTTGTCCCTGCTGCGCGTCCCGGACCGGCGGCGGCACCTGCCCGGTCTGTTTCTGGACCGACGACGGCCAGAGCGACGCCGACGCCGACGTCGTCCGGGGTGGCCCCAACGGCGACCTGAGCCTGTCGCACGCCCGACTCAACTACGCCGTCTACGGCGCCAGCCACCCCCGCTACCAGGACATGGTGCGCGCGGCCCGCCCCGACGAGCGCCCCTGA
- a CDS encoding YbjN domain-containing protein produces MASPEIEGDPGDPLAGHPGTLRPLTDELVAAVLAARDRPVGRTPDGELVGHVDGNLIWFLRLGRDGELLQIRTMVGPTFGIEWVPDLYAFCNSWNHDRLWPKAFVHVDDGGRARVYGEVITDLERGVTPHQLDHLLDCGISTGCQLAVAVRRLPGAVPS; encoded by the coding sequence ATGGCGTCGCCGGAGATCGAGGGCGATCCGGGTGATCCGTTGGCCGGGCACCCGGGCACGCTACGGCCACTGACCGACGAACTGGTCGCCGCGGTGCTGGCCGCCCGCGACCGGCCCGTCGGCCGGACCCCGGACGGCGAGCTGGTCGGTCACGTCGACGGCAACCTGATCTGGTTCCTCCGCCTCGGACGCGACGGCGAGCTGCTCCAGATCCGCACCATGGTCGGCCCGACCTTCGGCATCGAGTGGGTGCCCGATCTCTACGCGTTCTGCAACTCGTGGAATCACGACCGGCTCTGGCCCAAGGCGTTCGTGCACGTCGACGACGGCGGCCGGGCGCGGGTCTACGGAGAGGTGATCACCGACCTGGAGCGCGGGGTGACCCCGCACCAGCTCGACCACCTGCTCGACTGCGGCATCTCCACCGGCTGCCAACTCGCGGTGGCGGTCCGCCGGCTGCCCGGCGCGGTGCCGTCGTGA
- a CDS encoding DNA-formamidopyrimidine glycosylase family protein, whose amino-acid sequence MPEGDTVWNTARVLHRALAGARITSSDFRVPQLATTDLAGWTVGESASRGKHLLLRLTNPDGAPWTLHSHLRMDGAWRAYAPGERWSGRPAHLIRVVLRSPGAVAVGYHLHDMALVPTAEEDRLVGHLGPDLLGGDWDPAEAVRRLADHGDQSIGEALLDQRNLAGVGNLYKCEVLFLRGVSPWTPVAAVPDLPGLVTLAQRLLAANRGRWTQSSTGSLHRGQTSYVYGRRAQPCRRCGTAIRKEELGERVTYWCPTCQPENPAQKRTIG is encoded by the coding sequence ATGCCCGAGGGTGACACCGTCTGGAACACCGCGCGCGTGCTGCACCGCGCGCTCGCCGGCGCGCGGATCACGAGCAGTGACTTTCGGGTGCCGCAGCTCGCCACCACCGACCTCGCCGGCTGGACCGTCGGCGAGTCGGCCAGCCGCGGCAAACACCTGCTGCTCCGGCTCACCAACCCGGACGGGGCGCCCTGGACCCTGCACTCGCACCTGCGGATGGACGGCGCCTGGCGGGCCTACGCGCCCGGGGAGCGCTGGAGCGGGCGACCCGCGCACCTGATCCGGGTGGTGCTGCGCAGTCCCGGCGCTGTCGCTGTCGGCTACCACCTGCACGACATGGCGCTGGTGCCGACTGCCGAGGAGGACCGGCTGGTCGGGCACCTCGGCCCGGACCTGCTCGGCGGCGACTGGGACCCGGCGGAGGCGGTCCGACGCCTCGCCGACCACGGCGACCAGAGCATCGGCGAGGCGCTGCTCGACCAGCGCAACCTGGCCGGCGTGGGCAACCTCTACAAGTGTGAGGTGCTGTTCCTGCGTGGGGTGTCCCCGTGGACGCCGGTCGCCGCGGTGCCCGACCTGCCCGGCCTGGTGACCCTCGCGCAGCGGCTGCTCGCCGCCAACCGTGGCCGATGGACGCAGAGCAGCACCGGCTCGCTGCACCGGGGGCAGACCAGCTACGTGTACGGCCGCCGCGCCCAGCCCTGCCGCCGCTGCGGCACCGCCATCCGCAAGGAGGAGCTGGGTGAGCGGGTCACCTACTGGTGCCCGACCTGCCAGCCGGAGAACCCGGCGCAGAAACGGACGATTGGGTAA
- a CDS encoding DNA translocase FtsK, with the protein MAGRTSQASRRRGASPRGGTNSRARQPAKKTRAPVRRRTAPPRPGPAVYVGRAVGALWMGLAHGMGWAVRAAGRQAASARDLDPEHRRDGAGLFMFGLALLSAVALWLSGAGPVGARLADSVRLFLGAISVVVPVLLGIGAWRLMRQPADPEHRGRGLIGWGSLLVSTAALLHIGQAPADPLQRDFAGGLVGAGVGGLLERAVTAWVAVPLLILLLLFGLLVVTATPINKIPERLGLLAGGLVAPPESAEEVEEPAARPARRRPAKRTPSPVDPDDFEDLDGVDLQETMVLPRKSAPKVPASRKPPVEPPEHSPAPTRAEQLALTGLAGDYTLPPANMLSTGAAAKTRSKANDDVIAALTGVFDQFDVDAAVTGFTRGPTVTRYEVELGHGVKVERITQLSRNIAYAVKSPDVRILSPIPGKSAVGVEIPNTDPENVALGDVLRSRAATSDHHPMVVALGKDIEGGYVVANLAKMPHILIAGATGAGKSSCLNSLLVSILTRATPDEVRLLLIDPKRVEMTGYEGIPHLVTPIVTNAKKAADSLDWVVREMDMRYDDLAANGVRHIDDFNRKVRNGEITAPPGSEREMRPYPYLLVIVDELADLMMVAPRDVEDSVVRITQLARAAGIHLVLATQRPSVDVVTGLIKANVPSRLAFATSSLADSRVILDQPGAEKLLGRGDGLFLPMGASKPVRIQGAWVTEREIADVVKFCKDQREPEFRPDVLTPAQDNKKKIDEDIGDDLDLLVQAVELVVTSQFGSTSMLQRKLRVGFAKAGRLMDLMETRGVVGPSEGSKARDVLVKPDELEEVLVGLRGDGD; encoded by the coding sequence ATGGCGGGCCGTACCTCTCAGGCGAGCCGGCGGCGCGGCGCGTCGCCGCGCGGTGGCACCAACAGTCGTGCCCGTCAACCGGCGAAGAAGACCCGGGCGCCGGTCCGACGGCGCACCGCGCCCCCGCGGCCCGGCCCGGCCGTCTACGTTGGTCGGGCGGTCGGCGCACTGTGGATGGGGCTGGCGCACGGGATGGGCTGGGCCGTGCGGGCCGCCGGGCGGCAGGCCGCCTCGGCGCGTGACCTCGACCCGGAGCACCGTCGCGACGGGGCCGGTCTGTTCATGTTCGGGCTCGCCCTGCTCAGCGCGGTGGCGCTCTGGCTCTCCGGCGCGGGTCCGGTGGGTGCCCGACTCGCCGACTCGGTCCGTCTCTTCCTCGGCGCGATCTCGGTGGTCGTGCCGGTGCTGTTGGGCATCGGGGCGTGGCGGCTGATGCGGCAGCCGGCGGACCCGGAGCACCGGGGTCGCGGGCTGATCGGCTGGGGTTCCCTGCTGGTGTCGACGGCCGCGCTGCTCCACATCGGTCAGGCCCCGGCCGACCCGCTGCAACGCGACTTCGCGGGCGGCCTGGTCGGCGCGGGTGTCGGCGGGCTGCTGGAGCGGGCGGTGACGGCCTGGGTGGCGGTGCCGCTGCTGATCCTGCTGCTGCTGTTCGGCCTGCTCGTGGTGACCGCTACGCCGATCAACAAGATCCCCGAGCGGCTGGGCCTGCTCGCCGGCGGGCTGGTCGCGCCACCGGAGAGCGCCGAGGAAGTGGAGGAGCCGGCGGCCCGGCCGGCGCGCCGCCGACCCGCCAAGCGGACGCCCTCGCCGGTGGACCCGGACGACTTCGAGGACCTGGACGGCGTGGACCTCCAGGAGACCATGGTGCTGCCGCGCAAGTCGGCACCGAAGGTGCCGGCCAGCCGCAAGCCACCGGTCGAGCCGCCGGAGCACTCGCCCGCACCGACCCGGGCCGAACAACTCGCGCTGACCGGCCTGGCGGGGGACTACACGCTGCCGCCGGCCAACATGCTCAGCACCGGGGCTGCCGCGAAGACCCGCAGCAAGGCGAACGACGACGTGATCGCCGCCCTGACCGGCGTGTTCGACCAGTTCGATGTGGACGCCGCCGTGACCGGCTTCACCCGTGGCCCGACCGTGACCCGGTACGAGGTGGAGCTGGGCCACGGCGTCAAGGTCGAACGGATCACCCAGCTCTCCCGCAACATCGCGTACGCGGTGAAGTCGCCGGACGTGCGCATCCTGAGCCCGATCCCGGGCAAGAGCGCGGTCGGCGTGGAGATCCCGAACACCGACCCGGAGAACGTCGCGCTGGGCGACGTGCTGCGGTCGCGGGCGGCGACGAGCGACCACCACCCGATGGTGGTGGCGCTCGGCAAGGACATCGAGGGTGGCTACGTGGTGGCCAACCTCGCCAAGATGCCGCACATCCTGATCGCCGGCGCCACCGGCGCGGGCAAGTCCAGCTGCCTCAACAGCCTGCTGGTGTCCATCCTCACCCGGGCCACCCCGGACGAGGTGCGGCTGCTGCTGATCGACCCGAAGCGGGTCGAGATGACCGGCTACGAGGGCATTCCCCACCTGGTCACCCCGATCGTGACGAACGCCAAGAAGGCCGCCGACTCGCTGGACTGGGTGGTCCGCGAGATGGACATGCGCTACGACGACCTCGCCGCCAACGGGGTACGCCACATCGACGACTTCAACCGCAAGGTCCGCAACGGCGAGATCACGGCGCCGCCGGGCAGCGAGCGGGAGATGCGTCCGTACCCGTACCTGTTGGTGATCGTGGACGAGCTGGCCGACCTGATGATGGTCGCGCCGCGCGACGTGGAGGACTCGGTCGTCCGCATCACCCAGCTCGCCCGGGCCGCCGGCATCCACCTAGTGCTGGCCACCCAGCGCCCCTCGGTCGACGTGGTGACCGGCCTGATCAAGGCGAACGTGCCGTCCCGGCTGGCGTTCGCCACCTCGTCCCTCGCGGACTCCCGGGTCATCCTCGACCAGCCGGGCGCGGAGAAGCTGCTCGGCCGTGGCGACGGCCTCTTCCTGCCGATGGGCGCCTCCAAGCCGGTACGCATCCAGGGCGCCTGGGTCACCGAGCGGGAGATCGCCGACGTGGTGAAGTTCTGCAAGGACCAGCGTGAGCCGGAGTTCCGCCCGGACGTGCTGACCCCGGCGCAGGACAACAAGAAGAAGATCGACGAGGACATCGGCGACGACCTGGACCTGCTGGTGCAGGCGGTGGAGCTGGTGGTCACGTCGCAGTTCGGCTCGACCTCGATGCTCCAACGCAAGCTGCGTGTCGGTTTCGCGAAGGCGGGACGCCTGATGGACCTGATGGAGACCCGTGGCGTGGTCGGGCCGTCCGAGGGGTCGAAGGCGCGCGACGTCCTGGTGAAGCCGGACGAGCTGGAGGAGGTCCTGGTCGGCCTCCGCGGCGACGGGGACTGA
- a CDS encoding ornithine cyclodeaminase family protein produces MTVLYADRDVAAALDAATTVDAMRAAVLAAYEGRLIAPPRATAPLGGGRMVLTAGHLVGEWYGFRSYDTFGHPQGEQLVVLHDARTGAIRAVAVGEELGSRRTGGLGGVAVDALARPDAASLGVLGSGAQAWTQVWAAAAVRPLREVVVHSRSAARRDAFAARVRGELGVPARSAADPGAAVAGRDIVVLATTSPTPVLRAADLSPGTHVNAVGFKQRDRSEFGTDLLDRAEVLATDSPAQAANYRPPMLAATPAYAGRLHDLGAILAGAVAGRTTADQVSVFCSTGLAGTEVFLLDALTRLGAATR; encoded by the coding sequence ATGACAGTGCTCTACGCCGACCGCGACGTCGCCGCCGCGCTGGACGCCGCCACCACGGTCGACGCCATGCGCGCCGCCGTCCTGGCCGCGTACGAGGGACGCCTGATCGCCCCGCCCCGGGCGACAGCGCCGCTGGGCGGCGGACGGATGGTGCTCACCGCCGGGCACCTGGTCGGCGAGTGGTACGGCTTCCGCTCGTACGACACGTTCGGCCACCCGCAGGGCGAGCAACTGGTGGTGCTGCACGACGCCCGGACCGGCGCGATCCGGGCCGTCGCCGTCGGCGAGGAGCTGGGCTCCCGGCGTACCGGAGGGTTGGGCGGCGTGGCCGTCGACGCGCTGGCCCGCCCCGACGCGGCCAGCCTCGGTGTGCTCGGCTCCGGCGCGCAGGCGTGGACGCAGGTCTGGGCCGCCGCGGCGGTCCGACCGCTGCGGGAGGTGGTGGTGCACAGCCGCTCCGCCGCGCGTCGGGACGCCTTCGCCGCCCGCGTCCGCGGCGAGCTGGGTGTGCCGGCCCGCAGCGCCGCCGATCCGGGTGCCGCCGTCGCCGGGCGGGACATCGTGGTGCTCGCGACCACCAGCCCGACACCGGTCCTACGCGCCGCCGACCTGAGCCCCGGCACGCACGTCAACGCTGTCGGCTTCAAGCAGCGCGATCGCAGCGAGTTCGGCACCGACCTGCTGGACCGCGCCGAGGTGCTGGCCACCGACTCGCCGGCCCAGGCGGCGAACTACCGGCCGCCGATGCTCGCGGCGACACCGGCGTACGCCGGGCGGTTGCACGACCTGGGCGCGATCCTGGCCGGGGCCGTCGCCGGCCGGACCACGGCGGACCAGGTCTCCGTCTTCTGCTCCACCGGCCTGGCCGGCACGGAGGTGTTCCTGCTCGACGCGCTGACCCGGCTGGGCGCCGCCACACGGTGA
- a CDS encoding SMR family transporter: protein MAWLVLVLSGFLETAWAIALDRSAGLSRLIPSVVFVVTLALSMAGLAYALRTIPVGTGYAVWVGIGAVGTALVGMLALGESASLPRVLSLLLVVAGVVGLKIFH, encoded by the coding sequence ATGGCCTGGCTCGTACTCGTGCTCTCGGGGTTTCTGGAGACGGCCTGGGCGATCGCCCTGGACCGCAGCGCCGGCCTCAGCCGGCTGATCCCGTCCGTGGTGTTCGTGGTGACCCTGGCGCTGAGCATGGCCGGGCTGGCGTACGCGCTGCGCACCATCCCGGTCGGCACCGGCTACGCCGTCTGGGTCGGTATCGGCGCGGTCGGCACCGCGCTGGTCGGGATGCTGGCGCTCGGCGAGTCGGCGAGCCTGCCCCGCGTCCTCTCGCTGCTGCTGGTGGTCGCCGGCGTGGTCGGTCTCAAGATCTTCCACTGA
- a CDS encoding PspA/IM30 family protein, with product MANPFVKGWNYLMALFGAKIDEHADPKVQIQQAIEDAQRQHQALVQQAAAVIGNQRQLEMKLSRQMSEVERLQGNARQALVLSDQARAKGDEAEAARFEQSAQTLATQLVSAEQATEDLKTLHDQALGAAAQARRAVENNSMILQQKLAERTKLLSQLEQAKMQESVARSLESMSSLTAPGTTPSLDEVRDRIERRYANAMGRAELAGNSVEGRMLEIQKATIDSAGSARLEQIRSSMAGEQLGGAAQRSAVPQAEKSGPATDPTAAARLDELRASMARERGTGDPTAAG from the coding sequence ATGGCGAACCCGTTCGTCAAGGGTTGGAACTACCTGATGGCGCTCTTCGGTGCCAAAATCGACGAGCACGCCGATCCCAAGGTGCAGATCCAGCAGGCCATCGAGGATGCCCAGCGCCAGCACCAGGCGCTCGTCCAGCAGGCCGCCGCCGTGATCGGCAACCAGCGGCAGCTGGAGATGAAGCTGTCCCGGCAGATGTCCGAGGTCGAACGCTTGCAGGGCAACGCCCGGCAGGCCCTGGTGCTCTCCGACCAGGCCCGGGCCAAGGGCGACGAGGCCGAGGCGGCACGGTTCGAGCAGTCGGCGCAGACCCTGGCCACCCAGCTGGTCTCCGCCGAGCAGGCCACCGAGGATCTGAAGACCCTGCACGACCAGGCGCTGGGCGCCGCCGCCCAGGCCCGCCGCGCGGTCGAGAACAACTCGATGATCCTCCAGCAGAAGCTCGCCGAGCGCACCAAGCTGCTCAGCCAACTGGAGCAGGCCAAGATGCAGGAGTCGGTGGCCCGTTCGCTGGAGTCGATGTCCTCGCTGACCGCGCCGGGCACCACCCCCTCGCTGGACGAGGTGCGGGACCGCATCGAGCGCCGGTACGCCAACGCGATGGGTCGCGCCGAACTGGCCGGCAACTCCGTCGAGGGCCGTATGTTGGAGATCCAGAAGGCCACCATCGACTCGGCGGGCTCCGCCCGGTTGGAGCAGATCCGCTCCAGCATGGCCGGCGAGCAGCTCGGTGGCGCTGCGCAGCGGTCGGCCGTGCCGCAGGCCGAGAAGTCCGGCCCGGCCACCGACCCGACGGCCGCCGCCCGGCTGGACGAGCTGCGCGCCAGCATGGCCCGCGAGCGGGGCACCGGCGACCCGACCGCCGCCGGCTGA
- a CDS encoding SAM-dependent chlorinase/fluorinase, producing MSATPWISLTTDYGLTDGFVAACHGVIARIAPAARVIDVTHLVPPADVRRGAAVLAQTVAYLPVGVHVAVVDPGVGTARRGVALATPDGFLVGPDNGLLLDAATALGGVTDAVELTEPRWQASRVSRTFHGRDVFAPVAAQLALGAPLAEAGTPVDPARLVRLPTPTLTRDADGFTAEVLTVDHFGNVQLAAPADLLTVLPSTLRVRPPEPAAARTAVRGLTFGDAPAGGLVAYVDSAGLVAVAVNGGRAVDLLRVSPGDLLRVSG from the coding sequence ATGTCCGCCACGCCCTGGATCTCGCTGACCACCGACTACGGCCTCACCGACGGCTTCGTCGCCGCCTGCCACGGGGTGATCGCCCGGATCGCGCCGGCCGCCCGGGTGATCGACGTGACCCACCTGGTGCCGCCGGCCGATGTCCGGCGGGGTGCGGCAGTGCTGGCGCAGACAGTCGCGTACCTGCCGGTGGGGGTGCACGTGGCGGTGGTCGATCCGGGGGTGGGCACCGCCCGGCGGGGCGTCGCGCTCGCCACCCCGGATGGCTTCCTGGTCGGTCCGGACAACGGGTTGCTGCTCGACGCCGCCACCGCCCTCGGCGGGGTGACCGACGCGGTCGAGTTGACCGAGCCGCGCTGGCAGGCCAGCCGGGTGTCCCGCACCTTCCACGGTCGGGATGTCTTCGCGCCGGTGGCGGCCCAGCTTGCCCTCGGCGCGCCGCTGGCCGAGGCGGGGACCCCGGTGGACCCGGCCCGACTGGTACGGCTGCCGACGCCGACGCTCACCCGGGACGCCGACGGGTTCACCGCCGAGGTGCTGACCGTCGACCACTTCGGCAACGTCCAGCTCGCCGCGCCCGCCGACCTACTCACCGTGCTGCCGAGCACGCTCCGGGTGCGCCCGCCGGAACCGGCGGCGGCCCGTACGGCGGTACGCGGACTGACGTTCGGCGACGCCCCGGCCGGCGGACTGGTGGCGTACGTCGACTCGGCCGGCCTGGTGGCGGTCGCCGTCAACGGCGGACGGGCGGTTGACCTCCTCCGGGTGTCCCCCGGGGACCTGCTGCGGGTATCGGGCTGA
- a CDS encoding helix-turn-helix transcriptional regulator gives MILLRRVIGDALRARRQGQQRTLREVSTAANVSLGYLSEIERGHKEPSSELLAAICDALGARLSELLREVSDTVALAEQMPGVLVPMPDEPAEAASKSTNRGVRQVTSDGKVAVSVRQDSPLKATLRSTRVRPTERDRDVVCAA, from the coding sequence ATGATCCTGCTACGCCGGGTGATCGGTGACGCACTGCGAGCGCGCCGGCAGGGGCAGCAGCGCACGCTGCGTGAGGTGTCCACCGCCGCCAACGTCAGCCTCGGCTACCTCTCCGAGATCGAGCGGGGGCACAAGGAGCCGTCCAGCGAGCTGCTGGCCGCGATCTGTGACGCCCTCGGCGCACGCCTGTCCGAGCTGCTGCGCGAGGTGAGCGATACGGTGGCGCTCGCCGAGCAGATGCCGGGGGTGCTGGTGCCGATGCCGGACGAGCCGGCCGAGGCGGCGTCCAAGAGCACCAACCGGGGTGTTCGCCAGGTCACCTCCGACGGCAAGGTCGCCGTCTCGGTCCGACAGGACTCGCCGCTCAAGGCCACGCTGCGCAGCACGCGGGTGCGCCCGACCGAGCGCGACCGGGACGTGGTCTGCGCCGCCTGA